A genome region from Staphylococcus capitis subsp. capitis includes the following:
- a CDS encoding energy-coupling factor transporter ATPase, producing the protein MKSLDNIIEFNNVSFQYQSDAAFTLNNVSFTIPSGKWTSIVGHNGSGKSTIAKLIVGIEKANEGHILFKNKKIDINSIQEVRNHIGIVFQNPDNQFVGSTVKFDVAFGLENHAIPHDDMQKIVDRSLSEVDMLDKADYEPHSLSGGQKQRVAIAGVLALNPSVIILDEATTMLDPNAKASLLKLVHEVKENNDVTIISITHDLDEVIEADNVIVMNNGTVFKQGSPQEIFKYTDELTAIGLDLPFSMKINQRLGFDSSFVTYEGLVKKL; encoded by the coding sequence GTGAAAAGTCTTGATAATATCATTGAATTTAATAATGTATCATTTCAGTATCAAAGTGATGCGGCTTTTACATTAAATAACGTTAGTTTTACAATTCCTTCTGGTAAATGGACTTCAATTGTTGGACACAATGGATCAGGTAAATCAACTATTGCTAAATTAATAGTCGGAATTGAAAAAGCTAATGAAGGACATATACTATTTAAAAATAAAAAAATTGATATTAATAGTATTCAAGAAGTTAGAAATCACATAGGTATTGTATTTCAAAATCCTGATAATCAATTTGTTGGTTCTACAGTAAAGTTTGATGTGGCATTTGGCCTTGAAAATCATGCCATACCTCATGATGATATGCAAAAGATTGTCGATCGTTCCTTATCGGAAGTAGATATGTTAGATAAAGCTGATTATGAACCACATTCGCTCTCAGGAGGGCAGAAGCAACGCGTTGCTATAGCTGGAGTTTTAGCACTAAACCCGTCTGTTATAATTTTAGATGAGGCGACGACAATGCTTGATCCTAATGCAAAGGCATCACTTTTAAAACTCGTTCATGAAGTTAAAGAGAATAATGACGTTACGATTATTTCAATTACGCATGACTTAGATGAAGTTATTGAAGCAGATAATGTTATCGTGATGAATAATGGAACGGTGTTCAAACAAGGGTCCCCTCAAGAAATATTTAAATATACAGATGAACTTACTGCTATAGGTTTGGATTTACCTTTCTCTATGAAAATAAATCAACGATTAGGATTCGATTCGTCATTTGTTACTTACGAAGGGTTGGTCAAAAAGTTATGA
- a CDS encoding energy-coupling factor transporter ATPase, whose product MTIQMNNVSYTYQKGTPYEYNAIEDVNLTFEQGNYYAIVGQTGSGKSTLIQHINALLKPTKGSITFDEIEISHKTKDKYLRPIRKKVGMVFQFPESQLFEDSVEKEIEFGPKNFKLDLEKVKEKSYQLLLDLGFSRDIMSLSPFQMSGGQMRKIAIVSILSMNPEVIILDEPTAGLDPQSKKQIMSLIKRIQIEENKTIILVSHDMNDVARYADEVIVLNKGRVVETKEPRALFRSTSQLEDWHITLPNIVKLQKDFEYKYNTTLPKLALNEEEFASLYREWQNEK is encoded by the coding sequence ATGACTATACAGATGAATAATGTCAGCTACACTTATCAAAAAGGAACACCATATGAGTATAATGCAATAGAAGATGTCAATTTAACATTTGAACAAGGTAATTATTATGCTATAGTCGGTCAAACAGGTAGTGGCAAATCTACTTTAATTCAGCATATCAATGCACTTTTAAAACCAACAAAAGGGTCTATTACATTTGATGAAATAGAAATATCTCATAAAACTAAAGATAAATACTTAAGACCTATTCGTAAAAAGGTAGGAATGGTCTTCCAATTTCCTGAATCTCAATTATTTGAAGATAGTGTAGAAAAAGAAATAGAGTTTGGCCCTAAAAATTTTAAATTGGACTTAGAAAAGGTAAAGGAAAAGTCTTATCAATTATTATTAGATTTAGGTTTTTCTAGAGATATTATGTCTCTTTCTCCTTTTCAAATGTCTGGCGGGCAAATGAGAAAAATAGCAATCGTATCTATATTATCTATGAATCCTGAAGTTATTATTTTAGATGAGCCGACAGCAGGTTTAGATCCACAAAGTAAAAAACAAATCATGTCTTTAATTAAACGCATACAAATAGAAGAAAATAAGACAATCATTCTTGTTTCACATGACATGAATGATGTCGCACGTTATGCTGACGAGGTCATAGTCCTAAATAAAGGGCGAGTGGTAGAAACTAAAGAGCCGAGAGCGTTATTTAGGTCTACAAGCCAATTAGAAGATTGGCATATTACTTTGCCCAACATAGTAAAATTACAAAAAGACTTTGAATATAAGTATAATACTACTTTACCTAAATTAGCGTTAAACGAAGAAGAATTTGCGAGTTTATATAGGGAGTGGCAGAATGAAAAATAA
- a CDS encoding energy-coupling factor transporter transmembrane protein EcfT yields the protein MKNKLIIGRYLPNHSIVHHLDPRAKLIFVFVFIVYIFFCHSFGTYAWIFLLIIVFMKLAKIPFGFLMKGLTPIFFFLIFTFLMHIFFTNGGKILFHWGILTIESDGVLEGIYISLRLIFIVMIATIMTLSTSPIDLTDAFERLLSPLKLVKVPVHQLSMMMSIALRFIPTLMDELEKIILAQKSRGSEISSGSIVTRIKAFIPLMIPLFISAFQRAEELAIAMEVRGYDMNVKRTSYRLLHWRLRDTFALLTLIPIAIILYIIKFSGV from the coding sequence ATGAAAAATAAATTAATCATTGGACGTTATCTCCCAAATCATTCGATTGTACATCATCTTGATCCTAGAGCAAAACTTATCTTTGTTTTTGTGTTTATAGTCTATATTTTCTTTTGCCATTCGTTTGGAACTTACGCATGGATATTTTTACTTATAATTGTTTTTATGAAATTAGCTAAAATACCATTCGGGTTTTTAATGAAAGGTCTCACGCCTATATTTTTCTTTTTAATATTTACTTTTTTAATGCATATTTTCTTTACTAATGGGGGTAAGATACTTTTTCATTGGGGAATCCTTACAATAGAATCCGATGGTGTTCTTGAAGGTATCTATATCTCTCTAAGACTTATATTTATTGTTATGATTGCGACAATAATGACATTATCTACTAGCCCTATAGATTTGACTGATGCATTTGAAAGATTATTATCACCTCTAAAGCTAGTTAAGGTGCCAGTGCATCAATTAAGCATGATGATGTCCATTGCATTAAGATTTATTCCTACGTTAATGGATGAATTAGAAAAAATTATCTTAGCTCAGAAATCAAGAGGTTCCGAAATAAGTTCAGGTAGCATAGTAACTAGAATAAAAGCATTCATCCCTTTAATGATTCCGTTATTTATTTCTGCTTTCCAAAGAGCCGAAGAATTAGCAATAGCGATGGAAGTTAGAGGATATGATATGAATGTTAAACGTACGAGTTATAGGTTATTACATTGGCGTCTAAGAGATACATTTGCTTTATTAACATTAATACC
- the rplQ gene encoding 50S ribosomal protein L17: MGYRKLGRTSDQRKAMLRDLATSLIVSERIETTEARAKEVRSVVEKLITLGKKGDLASRRNAAKTLRNVEILNEDESTQTALQKLFGEIAERYNERQGGYTRILKVGPRRGDGAESVIIELV, encoded by the coding sequence ATGGGTTACAGAAAATTAGGTCGTACTTCTGATCAACGTAAAGCAATGTTACGTGACTTAGCGACATCTCTTATCGTAAGTGAACGTATCGAAACTACAGAAGCTCGTGCTAAAGAAGTTCGCAGTGTTGTAGAGAAATTAATCACTTTAGGTAAAAAAGGAGATTTAGCTTCTCGTCGTAATGCAGCTAAAACTTTACGTAATGTTGAAATCTTAAATGAAGATGAATCAACGCAAACTGCTCTTCAAAAATTATTCGGTGAAATCGCTGAACGTTATAATGAACGTCAAGGTGGTTACACTCGTATCCTTAAAGTAGGCCCACGTCGCGGTGACGGTGCTGAATCAGTAATTATCGAATTAGTATAA